In Populus trichocarpa isolate Nisqually-1 chromosome 7, P.trichocarpa_v4.1, whole genome shotgun sequence, the following proteins share a genomic window:
- the LOC7485013 gene encoding formin-like protein 3: protein MELRRLRAGYAIVYVILLCTLAMGSIEGKRRADMLFGNCDPELKEKMEEQAWIHCWKELVDRNGSFEDFDLDMLQEANFELKSRLLTKENIDKSLSVLSPKMKQELLDYCLREKNLHFSYHDDSSRHSFIKCVKFLLDLCNSHRGYLASNTHQHTKPSLTPSAPAAASPGYGSAPFNLAAVSSSSPRRLTLSFFEKKLYRLQDMSDSPPPPSPGKHSPPSSRFHKQVPPPPVHKGVDQNLIVAVAATAAGTFCFVATLFICWCCCRGSSNKIGPGGGKRDERPLLHFNLSNTTSQSSFSLGNSSSKDHSSNSGNTTFQSDLSTKYGNHDSSLADAPSVEAHAGEALPPLKPPPGRTPAPPPPRPPPPPPPPVAAPRPPVPPKVGRAPPVPPSKGKLKPSPLGPHRENPSEGDDLDSEEAPKAKLKPFFWDKVVANPDHSMVWDEISSGSFQFSEEMIESLFGYHSVDNNKNDRKRDPSEPSIQYIQIINPRKAQNLSILLRALNVTTEEVLNALQEGNELPVELLQTLLKMAPTSEEELKLRLYAGDISQLGPAERFLKVLVEIPFAFRRIEALIFMSALREEVSGLKESFATLEVACNKLRNSRLFLKLLEAVLKTGNRMNDGTYRGGAQAFKLDTLLKLSDVKGIDGKTTLLHFVVQEIIRSEGIRAVRTARPSLSFSSVKSDEYIDNANPASAEHYRNLGLLVVSGLSTELEDVRKAAIIDANILTSTVSKLNQSLTKTKAFLDSDLKSLGEDGEFYHALASFLERAESEMSSMSEEEKRITALVKSTADYFHGNAGMDEGLRLFTIVRDFLIMIDKTCREVRDDRSKRPITTAKKEVREVTATNSQKHENAIQKLFPAIVGRRTDDSSSDDESTSP, encoded by the exons ATGGAATTGAGAAGACTGAGAGCAGGTTATGCAATTGTTTATGTCATTCTTCTTTGTACATTGGCAATGGGGAGTATAGAGGGCAAAAGGAGAGCAGATATGCTTTTTGGCAATTGTGATCCTGAGCTAAAGGAAAAAATG gAAGAACAAGCATGGATTCATTGCTGGAAGGAATTGGTAGATAGGAATGGCTCTTTCGAAGATTTCGATTTAGATATGCTGCAGGAAGCTAATTTTGAGTTGAAATCAAGATTGCTcacaaaagaaaacattgataaATCCTTAAGTGTTCTATCACCGAAAATGAAACAAGAACTTCTGGATTATTGTCTAAGAGAGAAAAATCTTCACTTTTCTTACCATGACGATAGTTCTAGACATTCTTTCATCAAGTGTGTTAAGTTTCTTTTAGATTTGTGTAATAGTCACAGAGGATATCTAGCTAGCAACACTCATCAACATACAAAACCAAGCCTTACTCCATCAGCGCCTGCAGCAGCATCCCCAGGTTATGGTTCAGCACCATTCAATCTAGCAGCTGTCAGCTCTTCATCTCCAAGGAGATTGACCCTTTCGTTCTTTGAAAAGAAATTGTATCGCCTACAAGATATGAGTGACTCACCTCCTCCTCCATCACCAGGAAAACATTCTCCACCCAGTTCACGATTTCATAAACAAGTTCCTCCACCACCAGTGCATAAGGGCGTTGATCAGAATCttattgttgctgttgctgcAACTGCAGCAGgaacattttgttttgttgcgACGCTCTTCATTTGCTGGTGCTGTTGTAGGGGTAGTAGCAACAAAATTGGTCCTGGAGGTGGAAAAAGAGATGAGAGGCCTCTTCTGCACTTCAATCTGTCTAATA CTACTTCTCAAAGTTCTTTTAGCTTAGGAAATTCCAGTTCCAAAGATCACAGTTCTAATAGTGGAAACACTACGTTCCAAAGCGATTTGTCAACGAAATATGGAAATCATGATTCCTCTCTGGCAGACGCACCATCAGTAGAAGCTCATGCAGGAGAAGCACTTCCTCCTCTAAAACCTCCTCCTGGAAGAACTCCTGCTCCTCCACCTCCTAGaccgccgccaccaccaccacctccggTTGCTGCTCCTCGTCCCCCGGTGCCTCCAAAAGTTGGTCGCGCTCCACCAGTTCCTCCTTCTAAAGGCAAGTTGAAGCCTTCCCCCCTTGGACCACATCGTGAGAATCCCAGCGAGGGAGATGATCTTGATAGTGAAGAAGCTCCAAAAGCCAAGTTAAAGCCATTCTTTTGGGATAAGGTTGTGGCCAACCCTGATCACTCAATGGTTTGGGATGAGATCAGTTCCGGTTCATTCCA GTTCAGTGAGGAGATGATAGAGTCATTATTTGGTTATCATTCTGTggataacaataaaaatgatcGCAAGAGAGATCCATCTGAACCTTCAATCCAGTATATTCAGATCATCAACCCAAGGAAAGCACAAAATCTATCCATTCTGCTACGAGCACTGAATGTGACTACCGAAGAAGTCCTTAATGCTTTGCAAGAAG GTAATGAGCTACCAGTGGAGCTCCTTCAGACATTGCTGAAGATGGCACCGACATCAGAAGAGGAGTTGAAGCTTAGGTTATATGCTGGTGACATCTCTCAGCTAGGTCCTGCAGAGCGTTTCCTCAAAGTCTTGGTAGAAATACCGTTTGCTTTCAGACGAATAGAGGCATTAATATTCATGAGTGCTCTACGGGAAGAAGTTTCAGGCCTTAAAGAGTCCTTTGCAACTCTTGAG GTGGCTTGCAACAAACTCAGAAACAGCAGGCTATTTCTGAAACTCCTAGAGGCAGTTCTTAAAACTGGTAACCGAATGAATGATGGTACATACCGCGGTGGAGCACAGGCATTCAAACTTGACACGCTCTTGAAACTTTCTGATGTCAAGGGAATAGATGGAAAAACTACACTCTTGCACTTTGTCGTTCAGGAGATCATTCGTTCTGAAGGCATTCGTGCTGTCCGCACAGCAAGACCCAGCCTGAGCTTCTCCAGTGTGAAGTCAGATGAATATATTGACAATGCTAACCCAGCATCAGCAGAGCACTACCGAAACCTTGGTCTTCTAGTGGTATCAGGTTTAAGCACTGAACTTGAAGATGTAAGAAAGGCAGCGATCATAGACGCTAATATTCTAACATCTACAGTGTCGAAACTTAACCaatcattaacaaaaactaaggCTTTCCTAGACTCTGACTTGAAGAGTTTGGGAGAAGACGGTGAGTTCTATCATGCATTGGCTAGCTTTTTGGAGCGTGCAGAGTCTGAAATGTCAAGCATgtcagaagaagaaaagaggatAACGGCTCTGGTGAAGAGCACAGCAGACTATTTTCATGGGAATGCAGGAATGGATGAAGGTTTGCGTTTGTTTACAATTGTACGAGATTTCTTGATAATGATAGATAAGACATGTAGAGAGGTAAGAGATGACAGATCAAAGAGGCCAATTACGACAGCCAAAAAAGAGGTTCGGGAAGTGACAGCAACAAACAGTCAGAAACATGAAAATGCAATTCAGAAACTGTTTCCAGCAATTGTCGGAAGGCGAACTGATGATTCCAGTTCAGATGATGAGAGCACATCTCCTTAG
- the LOC7486050 gene encoding uncharacterized protein LOC7486050, producing the protein MENKLRIEALQEQLDEISQKLQERQEKMRSYNPDVVNINSVHDANAHRQFLNDAIQNIEKLQMEIFHEPIDLQKPGCFQVPPAATRDAHLSAEELVDANGNWNPPQDDHQPKEAHLPVGPHLSLEYLRAQKHWNLQGRGQGNA; encoded by the exons ATGGAAAACAAACTCAGGATAGAG GCGCTTCAGGAGCAACTCGATGAAATCAGCCAGAAACTACAAGAGAGACAAGAAAAGATGAG gtctTACAATCCAGATGTGGTGAATATCAACTCGGTTCACGATGCCAATGCGCACCGACAATTTCTTAACGATGCAATTCAAAATATAGAAAAGCTACAA ATGGAGATTTTTCATGAACCTATAGACCTTCAGAAGCCTGGGTGTTTTCAG GTGCCTCCCGCTGCTACCAGGGATGCTCATTTGTCCGCTGAAGAGCTTGTGGATGCCAATGGAAACTG GAATCCACCGCAGGATGACCATCAACCCAAAGAGGCACACTTGCCTGTTGGTCCACACCTAAGCCTCGAGTACCTCAGAGCTCAAAAGCACTGGAACCTTCAAGGTCGTGGGCAGGGCAATGCCTGA
- the LOC7486049 gene encoding uclacyanin 1, which translates to KESLLKPNTQRLFSVINILHCICIFCNFLFHSHVIIAMVRTFTSLALMAMMLRLAMAANYTVGGPNGGWDATTNLQAWAASNQFLVGDNLIFQYGLVHDVNEVSKADYDSCQITSPLKSYSGGTTVIPLSSPGKRYFTCATPGHCAGGMKLEIDSLATSTPPPASPLTPPPASPLTPPPASPSLPSPPTTSTLPPASTDIPPASSPAPEIFNLSPSQSPEMTPTMSPSAPRTSPLTSPTPSPATAPSIDGFMKTPLASSASKESLQRSLTMGISLVIMMILLAI; encoded by the exons AAGGAATCCCTATTGAAGCCAAACACTCAGAGACTTTTTTCTGTGATAAACATTCTACATTGTATCTGTATCTTCTGCAATTTCCTGTTTCATAGCCACGTTATTATTGCGATGGTGAGAACATTCACCAGCTTGGCCCTTATGGCCATGATGCTAAGATTGGCCATGGCTGCTAATTATACTGTTGGTGGTCCAAATGGTGGATGGGATGCAACCACAAACCTGCAAGCTTGGGCAGCATCAAATCAATTCTTAGTTGGAGATAACCTCA TCTTCCAGTATGGACTCGTGCATGATGTGAATGAAGTTTCAAAGGCAGACTATGACTCCTGCCAGATAACTAGCCCACTAAAGTCATATAGTGGTGGCACAACAGTCATCCCTCTTTCTTCTCCTGGCAAGAGATACTTCACCTGTGCAACACCAGGACATTGTGCCGGAGGTATGAAGCTTGAAATAGACTCTCTTGCAACTTCTACCCCACCACCGGCCTCTCCCTTAACCCCGCCACCAGCCTCTCCCTTAACCCCACCGCCAGCTTCACCAAGCCTTCCATCACCTCCAACTACTTCGACTCTACCACCTGCTTCCACCGACATTCCTCCCGCTTCCTCTCCAGCTCCAGAAATTTTTAATCTCTCACCATCACAATCACCAGAAATGACTCCAACAATGTCTCCTTCAGCCCCGCGTACCTCACCATTGACCAGTCCTACACCATCTCCTGCAACTGCCCCTTCTATAGATGGTTTTATGAAAACACCTCTCGCGTCATCAGCTAGCAAAGAAAGTTTGCAACGCAGTCTCACAATGGGAATCAGCCTAGTTATCATGATGATACTTCTAGCTATCTAA